The following is a genomic window from Halobellus ruber.
TCTACGACGAGGACTACCGGATCACCACCGGGATGATGTGCGTCGAACTCGCGCGGATGATCGACCCCGGCGTGACCGACGACCTCCGGCACGTGCCCGCGGTCGCCGGGCTCGCGGACCGCTCGAAGGCCGAGGTGATGGAGGAGTTCATCGCGCTTGCCGAATCCGAGGGGTACGACCGCGCCCGCCTCCTCGACGTCGGCGAGGCCTTGGACTACGCCGCCCACTGGCTCCGTTACAATGACGGCCAGTCGCTGGTCAACGACGTGCTGAACGTCGGCTGCGACGACGAGGACCGCCACCACGAACTCGTGGACTTCCTCGCCACCCGCGCCGAGCGCGACGTGGAGCGACAGATGGACGCCGCGGCGTCGCATCTCGACCACGAACGGCTCGATTCCGGGGCGCACCTCTACACCGTCGACCTCGACGAGTGGGCCCACCGCTTCACCTACCCCGCGCCGGGGAAGACCACCGGAAAGCTCCACGACCGGCAGGTCAAAGAGCACGGCGAGCCCGTGATTACCATCGGCTACGGCCCCGACTTCGCGGTACTTCGCTCCGACGGCGTCCGGCTCGACATCCCACGGATGGTCTCGGAACTCAACGAGGAGATCGTCGGCGGCGGCGTCTCCGGCGGCGGCCACCTCGTGGTCGGGTCGATCAAGTTCGTGAAGGGGATGCGCGAGGACGTGATCGACAGCCTGATCGAGAAGATGGCCGACGCCGAGCTCGACGCGGAACTCACCTCGCAGGCGGCCGTCGATACCGAGCTGTAGCGGCCCGCTACTCGGTTTCGAGCCCGATGTCGAACTCGACCGTCTGCCGGAGCACGAACCCCGCCAGCACGACCGCCGCGAGCCCGCCCGCAGCGAGGGTCGCGTGGACCCGCCAGTCGGCGACGGCGCCGGCCCCGCCGCCGGCTGCGGCCGCCCAGTCGGCCTCGAAGGTCCGGCCGTAGTACGACGCCGGCTCGTCGCCGTAGAGCGCGACGACGACCTCCCGGTTCTCCCTTGCCGAGTGGCGGTTCCAGTTGAGGCTCCCCAGAAGCACGGTCCGCCCGTCGATCACGGCGCCCTTCGCGTGGACCTTCTCGAAGCGTCCCGAGGGTCGGGCGATCCGGGCTTCGATCGGGAGGCCGCGGTCGCGGAGCTGTTCGACGCGGTCGACCAGCGCGCGGTTCGATTCCCTGTCGTACCACGCATTCGAGAGGAGGATCCGAACCTCGACGCCACGTTCGGCGGCGGCCACGAGCGACTCGAAGTACGGTCCCGAGGGGTCGAGTCGGGGCGAGATCACGTCGACGCTGTCGTTTGCGGCCGCGATCGCCCGCCGCATCCCGCCGCCGGCATTGCCGGGAGCAGTCAACACCCGGACCCGCTCGACGTCGACGGACGACGGCTCGAACGCGGCGTCGTACGACCCCGAGGCGGGGTCGGCCTCGACGAACGTCGCGTTCTGCCGCCGGTCGCGCCACCGGATCGCGTCGGGTCCCTCGGCGTCGTGTTCGAACACCGATGCGAGTGCGTCGGCGGTCCGCGAGGAGTCGATCCGGACGCCCCACCCGCGGCTGCTCCGGCCGCCAGTGCCCGCGGGCTTCCAGTTCTCGGTCAGGACCAGGGCCTCGCCGTCGGCGACCGCGTACTTCGGGTGGTGGTACGAAAAGCGGGCGTGGGGGCCGTCGAGCAGGCGGACGTCGACGCCGCCCGCCGCGAGCCGGTCGAGCTGCTCGCGCTGCCGCGTCGTCATCCCGCCGATCGGGCCGCCGTCGAGCAGCACCCGGACCCGAACGCCCCGGTCGACGGCGGAAAGCAGTGCATCGGCGACTCGGGCCGAGGCGAAGGTGTAGCCCGCAAGCAGGATCCGGCGGTCCGCGCCCCGGAGGGTCTCCAGTGGGACCCCCGGCGCGTCGGGGAGCACGAACGCGGTGGCGGTTGCGGATCCGGTCGCGACGGGCTCCCGCGGGGTGAGGCCGCGGGGGGTCCAGCGGCCGGTGGTCGCGTTGAGCCGTTCACCCTCCTCTGTTGTCTCGTACGCAACCCGGTCGACGGCGGTCCCGTTCCTGCGGAGCACCAACTGCTCGCCGCCGTTGCCGAGCCAGAGGTCGGCCGCAGCCACCGGCACGTCGACGAGGTTCCGGGTCGCGTTCGGGGTCGCCGAGAGCGCGACGGGGCCGTCGGGCGGGACCGACACCCGCGTTTCGCCGTCCGACAGCGACAGGTTCGACCCGTCCGCGGGGTCGACGACGACGTACTCGCCGGTGTCACCGTCTGCGACGGGGTCCGGGAAGACGGCGACGACGTGCGGCCCGTGGTGTGGGGTTGCGGCCGCGCCGGTATCCGCTCTGTCGCCCGCGACCGGCGGCACCGAAGCGAGCGACGCGCACACGACGAGCGCAACACACGCAAACCGGAGCACGTAGCGTGCCACGGACTCGACGGCTCGCGCGTCTCCATCGGCGACTCCCCGGAACACGGGGCGTTTGGCCGCCCGATCGCATTTGAACCTCCGGGGCAAGCGGGCCGGGAGCAGGCGAGCGGCAGCCCGGCGTTACCGACCCTACGCGGCCGGGGCTTCGGCGTCGGCGTCGCCGTCTTCGAGCGCCTCGGCGGCGAGTTCGGCCTCGTGTTGGACGAGATACGAGCGTTCGTCTGTGTACGCCGCGGCGGCTTCCAGCGCGGCCTCGGTTCCGATCTGTCGGAGTGCCCACGCCGCGGCGGCGCGGACGGTCTCGACGTCGTCGGATTCGAGGGTTCCCGCAAGCGGGTCGATCGCGCGGGTGTCGCCGATCAGCCCGAGCGCGCGGGCGGCGTACGGCCGGACGTTGTCGTTGTCCATCTCGAGTTTGTTCGCGAGCGCCTGCGTGGCCTCCGGGGAGCCGATCTCGCCGAGCGCGCGGAACGTCACCTTCTGGAGCCCGGGGTCGGAGTCGGCGTCGACGTACTCGATCAGGGTCTCGACGGCGTCATCCGCGCCCGATCCCATCCGACCCAGCGCCTCGATCGCCTTCTTGTTCCGGCGCTGGGCGAGTTGGTGCATCTCGTCGAAGGCGTCGGGGTTCGCCATCCGGATCAGCGCGTCCATACAGTGACCCTGCATGAACTCCGACTGGAGCTTCTCCTTTGCGAGCAGGATCATATCGACGCGGCCACGGCTCTCCCACTCCTTCAGGGCCGACAGCTCCGGCGGGAAGTCCTTGTAGTGGCCGAGCACGTCGTAGAACCCCTCGGCCATCAGCTGCTCGTTGACTTCGAGGTCGTCCCACTCCTGGGCGTCCTCCAGACCCGACTCGAGCCCGTCGGTCGCGCCGAGCAACGCGGCGATCGTCTTCGCGTTGTCGTCGGGATCCAAGTCCGCGTCCTCGACTGCGGCGACGGCGTCGTCGAGCGTGGCGGCGAGCGCCTCCGTGTCCGCCGGGTCGTCGGCGTCCTCCCCCCCGCCCACGTCGGTTCCGAGCACCTCGTCGACCTCGTCGGTGAAGGCCGTGACGGCGTCGGCGACCTCGTGGCGGCCCTGTTCGGTCCACCGCGTCCCGGCGATCGTCCCGCTCGCGGATTCGATGGCATCGGTCACGTCCGCCGCGTACGGGCCGCGCTTGGCTTCGAGGTCGTCCCGGAGGTCGGAGACGCGTGATTCGAGCGTCTCCCGGGGATCCTCGTCCTCGTCGTCGGGGACGGGGAGGTCGGCACCCTCGAGAGCCGTCGCGACCTCGTCGAGGGCGGCTTCCACGCCGTCCAACTCCGCTTCCGTCTCCGCGTCCCCGAGGTCGGCCTCGACCCCGTCGAGACGGTCGTTAAGGGTATCGGGCGTCGCGTCTGTCGGCTCGTCGGACCCCGCCGTCCCGTCGGATTCGGCGGCGCTCTCGTCGTCCCCGTCGCTCATACCCCGAAGTCCGTCCCTACCCGAAAAGAGCGTTTCCCTTCGGCTCTCCGCGTCCGAACGGGGGAAGTTTGCCCCGGTGACTCCACCGCGGGAACGATGACGGGTCAACCGGACGACCGCAACGACTGGGACTCCGCGGCGCACGACGGCTCCCACTCGTTCGTCTACGAGTACGGCACGGATGTGGTCGACCTGCTCAACCCCCAGCCCGACGAACGGATCCTGGATCTCGGCTGTGGCACCGGCCCCCCGACCGCCCGGATCGCCGACGCGGTCGGGGTCGACCGACCCGCGGAGATGATCGAGACCGCGCGGGAGACCTACCCTGATCGGGAGTTCCGGCAGGGCAGCGCCCGCGACTTCGCGGTCGAGGAGCCGTTCGACGCGGTGTTCTCGAACGCGGTGCTCCACCGGATCGACGACCGGGCGGCGGTGCTTCG
Proteins encoded in this region:
- a CDS encoding phospholipase D-like domain-containing protein, translated to MFRGVADGDARAVESVARYVLRFACVALVVCASLASVPPVAGDRADTGAAATPHHGPHVVAVFPDPVADGDTGEYVVVDPADGSNLSLSDGETRVSVPPDGPVALSATPNATRNLVDVPVAAADLWLGNGGEQLVLRRNGTAVDRVAYETTEEGERLNATTGRWTPRGLTPREPVATGSATATAFVLPDAPGVPLETLRGADRRILLAGYTFASARVADALLSAVDRGVRVRVLLDGGPIGGMTTRQREQLDRLAAGGVDVRLLDGPHARFSYHHPKYAVADGEALVLTENWKPAGTGGRSSRGWGVRIDSSRTADALASVFEHDAEGPDAIRWRDRRQNATFVEADPASGSYDAAFEPSSVDVERVRVLTAPGNAGGGMRRAIAAANDSVDVISPRLDPSGPYFESLVAAAERGVEVRILLSNAWYDRESNRALVDRVEQLRDRGLPIEARIARPSGRFEKVHAKGAVIDGRTVLLGSLNWNRHSARENREVVVALYGDEPASYYGRTFEADWAAAAGGGAGAVADWRVHATLAAGGLAAVVLAGFVLRQTVEFDIGLETE
- a CDS encoding HEAT repeat domain-containing protein; this encodes MSDGDDESAAESDGTAGSDEPTDATPDTLNDRLDGVEADLGDAETEAELDGVEAALDEVATALEGADLPVPDDEDEDPRETLESRVSDLRDDLEAKRGPYAADVTDAIESASGTIAGTRWTEQGRHEVADAVTAFTDEVDEVLGTDVGGGEDADDPADTEALAATLDDAVAAVEDADLDPDDNAKTIAALLGATDGLESGLEDAQEWDDLEVNEQLMAEGFYDVLGHYKDFPPELSALKEWESRGRVDMILLAKEKLQSEFMQGHCMDALIRMANPDAFDEMHQLAQRRNKKAIEALGRMGSGADDAVETLIEYVDADSDPGLQKVTFRALGEIGSPEATQALANKLEMDNDNVRPYAARALGLIGDTRAIDPLAGTLESDDVETVRAAAAWALRQIGTEAALEAAAAYTDERSYLVQHEAELAAEALEDGDADAEAPAA